The proteins below come from a single Poecilia reticulata strain Guanapo linkage group LG5, Guppy_female_1.0+MT, whole genome shotgun sequence genomic window:
- the LOC103464781 gene encoding transcription factor HES-5-like — MAPTTTATMTNSKEHLALNHKLRKPLVEKLRRERINSSIEQLNSLLGPEFLNQQPESKLEKADILEMTVCFLTKLLQQNQQQKKQLNRLKNPKACFDANEAEVSLSSSDQTKAEDPDPNVLWRPW; from the exons ATGGCGCCTACAACCACCGCCACAATGACCAACTCTAAGGAGCACCTGGCTCTGAACCACAAG CTCAGAAAGCCTCTGGTAGAAAAATTACGAAGAGAGCGAATCAACAGCAGCATCGAGCAGCTCAACTCTCTCCTGGGTCCAGAGTTCCTCAACCAGCAGCCAGAGTCCAAGCTGGAGAAAGCAGACATCCTGGAAATGACAGTTTGCTTCCTGAccaagctgctgcagcagaaccagcagcagaaaaaacagctgaaccGACTTAAAAACCCCAAGGCTTGTTTTGATGCCAATGAGGCTGAAGTTTCTCTGAGCTCCTCAGATCAGACTAAAGCTGAAGATCCAGATCCTAACGTTCTATGGAGGCCTTGGTAG